A stretch of the Lytechinus variegatus isolate NC3 chromosome 5, Lvar_3.0, whole genome shotgun sequence genome encodes the following:
- the LOC121415488 gene encoding uncharacterized protein LOC121415488 gives MTVHLFGAASSPGCANYGLKYLANAHKVEFPLAACFISRNFYVDDGITSVPETEDAIRLAREAVSLCKKGGIRLHKFVSNSKKVIESIPDSERASGISGQDLSFEDSFERALGIWWNVGNDHLCFKISLKEATVASA, from the coding sequence ATGACGGTACATCTTTTTGGTGCTGCATCCTCACCAGGCTGTGCGAATTATGGTCTGAAGTACCTTGCCAATGCTCACAAGGTTGAGTTCCCCTTAGCTGCTTGTTTCATAAGCAGAAACTTCTACGTGGACGACGGCATAACAAGTGTGCCAGAAACGGAGGATGCTATCCGTCTGGCAAGAGAAGCCGTTAGTCTTTGCAAGAAGGGTGGCATTCGGCTACACAAATTCGTATCCAACAGCAAGAAAGTCATTGAGAGCATTCCGGACTCGGAACGTGCGAGTGGGATTTCGGGTCAAGACCTCAGTTTCGAGGATTCCTTTGAGCGGGCTCTCGGAATCTGGTGGAACGTTGGTAACGATCACCTTTGCTTCAAAATATCGCTTAAGGAGGCCACTGTGGCCTCAGCCTAG